One window from the genome of Bdellovibrio sp. NC01 encodes:
- a CDS encoding JmjC domain-containing protein, translated as MKAYNIFLKDVVLPSSNDLKNHASINESFASRIRHIETNESNFIHSSECSATSTWAFTSVEKEFESVKTACNLLSELLKKRVQCNAYWTPAHQQGLPAHYDLHDVYVIQIEGSKRWKTWMPFRKSATYETLLIDEKENLPNWTSKMPARRLVLRYRDCLYLPTGMPHECIATEEDSFHYSFGIYND; from the coding sequence ATGAAAGCTTATAATATTTTTTTAAAAGACGTCGTCCTCCCAAGTTCTAACGATTTGAAAAATCATGCCTCTATAAACGAGTCCTTCGCATCTCGTATTCGTCACATCGAAACTAATGAGAGTAATTTTATCCACTCGTCTGAGTGCTCTGCGACTTCGACGTGGGCATTTACTTCCGTGGAAAAGGAATTTGAAAGCGTTAAGACCGCTTGCAACTTATTAAGTGAACTCCTAAAAAAACGAGTCCAATGTAATGCTTATTGGACACCCGCTCACCAGCAGGGGCTTCCGGCTCATTATGATTTACATGATGTATACGTTATCCAGATCGAAGGCTCTAAAAGATGGAAGACTTGGATGCCATTCCGAAAATCAGCGACATATGAAACTTTGCTCATTGATGAAAAAGAAAATTTACCTAATTGGACAAGTAAGATGCCGGCGAGAAGATTGGTACTTCGGTACCGAGATTGTTTGTATCTTCCAACTGGAATGCCGCATGAATGTATAGCCACTGAAGAAGATTCATTTCACTATTCGTTTGGAATTTACAATGACTAA
- a CDS encoding DUF2945 domain-containing protein gives MKTALKFFNPGDLVQWNWMGRPVKGFVKKVYVKPIEREFRGTLFKRNGSPERPAYLVRSQAGSDVLKSHTELTKARA, from the coding sequence ATGAAAACAGCACTTAAATTTTTTAATCCCGGGGACCTGGTGCAATGGAATTGGATGGGACGCCCGGTAAAGGGCTTCGTTAAAAAAGTTTACGTTAAGCCCATTGAACGGGAATTTCGTGGCACTTTATTTAAACGAAATGGTTCACCAGAAAGGCCCGCTTATCTTGTTAGGTCGCAAGCGGGCAGCGATGTTTTAAAATCCCACACCGAGTTGACGAAAGCCCGTGCCTAA
- the katG gene encoding catalase/peroxidase HPI, with protein sequence MSEPRSESENPAIPSPKPKTGRRPRSNRDWWPNQLDLSVLNQNSPHMNPMEKTFKYSEEFKKLDVEALKKDMFKLMTDSQEWWPADYGHYGPFFIRMSWHAAGTYRIEDGRGGGGDGAQRFAPLNSWPDNANLDKARRLLWPIKKKYGRKVSWADLLVFAGNCALESMGFKTFGFAFGREDVWEPEEVFWGPEDTWLGDERYSGDRELANPLGAVQMGLIYVNPEGPNGNPDPSKASKDIRETFARMAMNDEETVALIAGGHTFGKTHGAAKADHVGPEPEGCPMHAQGLGWKNSYKTGKGPHAITSGLEGAWTASPTQWSHGFFNNLLSYEWELSKSPAGAHQWKPKNKEAQNTVPDAHDPDTKHAPTMLTTDLALNVDPEYKKISERFHKNPQEFADAFAKAWYKLLHRDMGPIARYWGPWVPPPQLWQDPVPKVDHKLIDAADIKSLKEKILASGINNSRLIATAWAAASSFRGTDMRGGANGARLRLSPQRSWEVNEPQELEKVLPVLEKIQGDFNKSHSGKQVSLADVIVLGGCAAVEAAAKNAGQNIEVPFSPGRSDATQDMTDVHSFAVLEPKADGFRNYVGPKTKLSPETLLLDRANMLNLTAPEMTVLLGGMRALDLNYGGSKHGVFTEKPGTLTNDFFTNLLDMNTEWSPSSKEGIYEGKDRKTGKVKWTATAADLVFGAHAQLRAFAEVYAADDAKEKFVRDFALAWHKVMNLDRFDLAERP encoded by the coding sequence ATGTCTGAACCTCGCAGTGAAAGTGAAAACCCCGCCATTCCCTCTCCCAAACCAAAAACAGGTCGTCGCCCACGTTCGAATCGTGATTGGTGGCCGAATCAATTAGATCTGTCGGTGTTAAATCAAAATTCTCCGCATATGAATCCGATGGAGAAAACTTTCAAATATTCTGAAGAGTTTAAGAAGCTAGATGTCGAAGCTTTGAAGAAAGACATGTTTAAACTTATGACTGACTCGCAAGAATGGTGGCCTGCAGATTATGGTCACTATGGCCCGTTCTTTATTCGTATGAGCTGGCATGCGGCTGGAACTTATCGTATCGAAGACGGTCGCGGTGGTGGCGGTGACGGTGCCCAAAGATTTGCGCCACTGAATAGCTGGCCCGATAATGCGAACTTGGATAAAGCACGTAGACTGCTATGGCCAATTAAAAAGAAATACGGTCGTAAAGTTTCCTGGGCAGATCTTTTAGTATTTGCTGGCAACTGCGCTTTAGAATCAATGGGCTTTAAAACTTTTGGTTTTGCTTTCGGTCGTGAAGACGTGTGGGAACCAGAAGAAGTTTTCTGGGGTCCCGAAGACACATGGCTTGGCGATGAACGCTACAGCGGTGATCGTGAATTAGCAAATCCATTGGGGGCCGTGCAAATGGGTTTGATTTATGTGAATCCCGAAGGACCGAACGGCAATCCCGATCCAAGTAAAGCCTCAAAAGATATTCGCGAAACATTCGCGCGTATGGCAATGAACGATGAAGAAACGGTGGCGTTGATTGCTGGCGGTCACACATTCGGAAAAACTCATGGCGCTGCAAAAGCAGATCATGTGGGACCTGAGCCCGAAGGTTGTCCAATGCACGCGCAAGGTTTGGGTTGGAAGAACTCTTATAAAACCGGGAAAGGCCCGCATGCTATCACCAGCGGTCTTGAAGGTGCGTGGACAGCGTCACCTACTCAATGGAGTCACGGCTTCTTTAATAACTTACTTAGTTATGAGTGGGAATTATCAAAAAGTCCTGCCGGTGCTCATCAGTGGAAACCAAAAAATAAAGAAGCACAAAACACCGTACCTGATGCGCATGATCCTGACACGAAACATGCTCCGACAATGTTAACGACGGATTTAGCGTTAAATGTTGATCCTGAATACAAAAAGATTTCTGAACGCTTTCACAAAAATCCGCAAGAGTTCGCCGATGCATTCGCGAAAGCATGGTACAAACTTCTTCATCGCGACATGGGACCGATTGCGCGCTATTGGGGACCATGGGTGCCACCACCACAGTTGTGGCAAGATCCGGTTCCTAAAGTAGATCATAAATTAATTGATGCCGCTGATATCAAATCATTAAAGGAAAAAATTCTTGCGTCGGGAATTAATAACTCGCGCTTAATTGCGACGGCGTGGGCTGCGGCCTCTTCTTTCCGTGGAACCGATATGCGCGGGGGAGCAAATGGCGCGCGCTTGCGTTTGTCTCCTCAGCGAAGTTGGGAAGTCAATGAACCGCAAGAATTAGAAAAAGTTCTTCCAGTGCTTGAAAAAATTCAAGGCGATTTCAATAAATCTCATTCAGGAAAGCAAGTGTCTTTGGCTGATGTAATTGTCTTAGGTGGCTGTGCAGCGGTTGAAGCGGCTGCAAAGAATGCGGGACAAAATATCGAAGTTCCATTTTCGCCAGGACGTTCGGATGCGACTCAAGATATGACGGATGTGCATTCGTTTGCGGTGCTTGAACCCAAAGCCGATGGCTTTCGCAATTATGTCGGGCCAAAAACAAAATTATCGCCAGAAACTTTGTTATTGGATCGCGCCAATATGCTGAACCTGACGGCGCCAGAGATGACAGTGCTTCTGGGGGGCATGCGTGCGCTTGATTTAAATTATGGCGGTTCAAAACATGGTGTTTTCACTGAAAAGCCAGGAACCTTGACCAACGATTTCTTCACGAACCTTTTGGACATGAATACCGAATGGAGTCCGTCCTCAAAAGAGGGCATCTATGAAGGTAAAGATCGCAAGACAGGAAAAGTGAAGTGGACAGCGACCGCCGCTGACTTAGTATTCGGTGCCCACGCACAATTACGTGCTTTCGCAGAAGTCTATGCAGCAGATGATGCAAAAGAAAAATTCGTTCGCGACTTCGCATTGGCGTGGCATAAAGTGATGAACCTAGATCGCTTCGACTTAGCCGAGCGTCCGTAA
- a CDS encoding class I SAM-dependent methyltransferase, whose amino-acid sequence MADNKATIPDHTAVRTALWRALHTQVDAYPYVLDDTVGLKLVGSDDSWRQRPDMAPGWTRGYRASIVGRARYIEDLVTEQAEHGITQYVILGAGLDTFVQRRPDLASKVEVYEIDMPATQEWKRQRLMNTGYGISNNLHLVPVDFEAGESWREKLVRHGFKADQPAIVVSTGVAMYLTREANFKSWREIATMAPGSIFAMTFMLPLDLLDPLEREDMVKVSARAAAAGTPFISFFRPTEILELAKEAGFKKTKVVSRDDLVKRYFAGRTDGLIPATGEEFLVAST is encoded by the coding sequence ATGGCTGACAATAAAGCAACTATTCCTGATCACACCGCAGTTCGTACAGCCTTGTGGCGCGCACTTCACACACAAGTCGATGCATATCCTTACGTGCTTGATGATACTGTCGGTTTAAAACTAGTTGGCAGCGATGATAGCTGGAGACAACGTCCTGATATGGCTCCGGGATGGACTCGCGGTTATAGAGCAAGCATTGTTGGTCGCGCTCGTTACATCGAAGATCTTGTGACTGAACAGGCAGAACACGGAATTACTCAATATGTGATTCTTGGAGCAGGCCTTGATACATTTGTGCAACGACGTCCTGACCTTGCGTCTAAAGTTGAAGTTTATGAAATCGATATGCCAGCGACACAAGAATGGAAGCGCCAACGTTTGATGAATACAGGCTATGGGATTTCTAATAACCTCCATTTAGTACCTGTCGATTTCGAAGCCGGCGAATCCTGGAGAGAGAAGTTAGTTCGTCACGGCTTTAAAGCCGATCAACCAGCGATTGTGGTTTCAACGGGTGTTGCGATGTATTTAACTCGTGAAGCAAACTTTAAAAGCTGGCGCGAGATTGCAACCATGGCTCCAGGTTCCATCTTTGCGATGACATTCATGTTGCCGTTAGATCTGCTCGATCCTTTAGAGCGCGAAGATATGGTGAAGGTCAGTGCACGTGCGGCGGCAGCGGGAACTCCGTTCATTAGCTTTTTCCGTCCCACAGAGATATTGGAACTTGCGAAAGAAGCAGGTTTTAAAAAAACGAAAGTCGTTTCTCGCGACGATTTAGTAAAACGTTATTTCGCAGGCAGAACAGACGGTCTAATCCCAGCAACCGGCGAAGAATTCTTAGTCGCTTCAACATAG
- a CDS encoding SDR family oxidoreductase → MIAVTGATGHLGKLVINDLLERGTNPKTIVALVRDKNKAQDLAAKGIELRVGNYESVESLEKAFAGVDKLLLISGSEVGKRIEQHANAVAAAKKAGVKLIAYTSITKADTSKMMLATEHLATEKAIQASGIPFVILRNDWYLENYTGNLQATIAHGVVAGATKGATFNPASRADYAAAAASVLLGEGKTNTIYELSGKGFSMPQFAEELSKVSGKKVEYKDMPAADYEKLLASFGLPAPVAHMLADSDEGISRGELAMEKNDLENLIHRPLTSLQAVLKNALA, encoded by the coding sequence ATGATCGCAGTGACAGGTGCAACAGGACATTTAGGTAAATTGGTTATTAACGACCTTTTAGAGCGTGGTACGAATCCCAAAACGATCGTCGCGTTAGTTAGAGATAAAAATAAAGCTCAGGATTTAGCTGCTAAAGGAATCGAACTTCGTGTCGGTAACTATGAATCGGTTGAGTCCTTAGAAAAAGCCTTCGCCGGAGTAGATAAACTTCTTTTGATCTCGGGAAGTGAAGTTGGGAAACGCATCGAGCAACATGCCAATGCAGTTGCCGCGGCAAAAAAAGCGGGCGTTAAGTTGATCGCTTATACTAGCATCACTAAAGCTGACACGAGTAAAATGATGTTAGCGACAGAGCACTTGGCGACGGAAAAAGCGATTCAAGCTTCTGGCATTCCCTTCGTGATTCTTCGTAACGACTGGTACTTAGAAAACTACACAGGCAATTTACAAGCGACAATCGCACACGGGGTGGTTGCTGGTGCAACTAAAGGGGCGACATTTAATCCTGCATCACGCGCAGATTATGCGGCTGCGGCCGCTTCAGTTTTATTAGGGGAAGGCAAAACCAACACGATCTATGAACTGTCGGGCAAAGGATTTTCAATGCCTCAGTTTGCAGAAGAGCTTTCAAAAGTCAGTGGTAAAAAAGTCGAATACAAAGACATGCCTGCTGCCGATTACGAAAAGCTTCTTGCAAGTTTCGGTTTGCCAGCACCAGTAGCGCACATGCTTGCTGATTCTGACGAAGGGATTTCTCGTGGAGAATTGGCGATGGAGAAAAATGATCTAGAAAATCTTATTCATCGTCCATTGACGTCATTACAAGCTGTTTTGAAAAACGCACTCGCTTAA
- a CDS encoding helix-turn-helix domain-containing protein, which produces MVKAKSQKSKVIPCPVTAIVEIIGGKWKPMIVFNLLTGKKRFNELQRLSGNPSARVLTIQLRELEEDRIVKREVFDQIPPKVEYSLTARGKSLNEVLEVMAQWGKQHG; this is translated from the coding sequence GTGGTTAAGGCTAAGTCCCAAAAGTCCAAAGTGATACCTTGCCCGGTCACGGCGATTGTTGAAATCATCGGCGGAAAGTGGAAACCGATGATCGTATTTAATTTATTAACGGGCAAAAAACGCTTTAATGAATTGCAACGCTTATCGGGAAATCCGTCAGCACGTGTTTTGACAATTCAATTGCGCGAGCTTGAAGAGGATCGCATTGTTAAGCGTGAAGTGTTCGATCAGATACCTCCGAAAGTGGAGTACTCTCTGACCGCAAGAGGCAAAAGTTTGAACGAAGTTTTAGAAGTGATGGCCCAATGGGGCAAGCAGCACGGTTAA
- a CDS encoding FBP domain-containing protein produces the protein MLELTMPSQIRNFETENFYTIHSEKELIETFRPRDQKKLVLPERMEYPLNIRSYFTWKESSGVYTYLIFKGKNWDMPRGVAFKRTASTGEPVGGLCSWCNSYGTSEDIGLLSVAMSANVSTSYFICHDISCIEKIEDMADRGGKDPEKYITDLYTRMEKLFENISNYKREED, from the coding sequence ATGCTTGAATTAACTATGCCGTCGCAAATCAGAAATTTTGAAACAGAGAACTTCTATACAATCCATTCTGAAAAAGAATTGATCGAAACTTTTCGACCTAGAGATCAAAAGAAATTAGTTCTGCCAGAGCGCATGGAATATCCGTTGAACATTCGTTCCTATTTTACCTGGAAAGAATCTTCTGGCGTTTACACATATCTGATTTTCAAAGGTAAAAACTGGGACATGCCTCGTGGAGTTGCGTTCAAACGCACAGCCTCTACAGGTGAACCCGTTGGTGGCTTGTGCAGCTGGTGCAATTCCTATGGCACATCAGAAGACATCGGTTTGTTGTCGGTGGCAATGAGCGCTAACGTCAGTACTTCGTATTTCATTTGCCATGACATTAGCTGCATCGAAAAGATTGAAGACATGGCGGATCGTGGTGGTAAAGACCCAGAGAAATACATCACAGATCTTTACACGCGCATGGAAAAGTTGTTTGAAAACATCAGCAACTACAAGCGCGAAGAAGATTAA
- a CDS encoding class I SAM-dependent methyltransferase, whose translation MKQNAYDNSQFFSKYAELPRSKMGLVAANEWPELKKLLPDLKGLKVLDLGCGYGWHCRYLKENGAAHVIGLDLSFKMLEKARQENGLDGVEYIQGAIEDISFKDAEFDLVFSSLAFHYVEDFDRVCKTIQRILKNGGKFVFSTEHPVFTARKEQDWARDINGKIQHWPVDGYHQIGKRHTSWLADDVIKYHRTFSSILDSLLSAGFEINKIAEPTLTEDTLKQHPEWSDEIRRPMFLLIAATKKPI comes from the coding sequence ATGAAACAGAACGCTTACGACAACTCACAATTTTTTTCGAAATACGCGGAACTTCCACGCTCAAAGATGGGACTAGTCGCGGCTAACGAATGGCCTGAGCTCAAAAAGCTTCTTCCCGATTTAAAAGGGCTTAAGGTTTTAGATCTTGGCTGTGGTTACGGATGGCACTGCCGATATTTGAAAGAGAATGGTGCGGCACATGTCATCGGGTTAGACCTTTCTTTCAAAATGTTAGAAAAAGCGCGCCAAGAAAATGGCCTTGATGGTGTCGAGTATATACAAGGTGCCATCGAGGATATCTCATTCAAAGATGCCGAGTTTGATTTGGTATTTAGTTCACTCGCATTCCATTATGTCGAAGATTTTGACCGTGTTTGTAAGACAATTCAGCGCATCTTAAAAAATGGCGGCAAATTTGTTTTTTCGACCGAGCATCCCGTTTTCACGGCCCGAAAAGAACAAGATTGGGCGCGTGATATCAATGGTAAAATTCAACATTGGCCCGTTGATGGCTATCATCAAATTGGAAAACGCCATACCAGCTGGTTGGCGGATGATGTGATTAAATATCACCGCACTTTTTCATCAATTTTAGATTCATTGCTGTCAGCTGGCTTCGAAATTAATAAAATCGCTGAACCCACTTTGACTGAGGACACCTTAAAGCAACATCCTGAATGGAGCGATGAAATTCGCAGGCCCATGTTTCTATTAATTGCCGCAACGAAGAAACCAATATAA
- a CDS encoding low molecular weight protein-tyrosine-phosphatase, with protein sequence MKDKKLLFVCLGNICRSPTAEAVAVAELKKRGLNWFCDSAGTSGYHDGEKADPRSISHAAKRGYDVTSISRKVTVEDFKTFDHIYAMDRSNLENLKRICPQEYLHKLSVITDHCTIFKVTEVPDPYFGGADLFESVIDILEDSVGNAIEKIQNS encoded by the coding sequence ATGAAAGATAAAAAACTTCTCTTTGTATGCCTGGGAAATATTTGTCGCTCGCCGACGGCGGAAGCTGTTGCGGTGGCGGAGTTAAAAAAGCGTGGACTGAATTGGTTCTGTGATTCTGCGGGAACTTCTGGTTATCATGATGGAGAAAAAGCGGATCCACGGAGTATTTCTCATGCAGCAAAGCGCGGGTATGACGTTACCAGCATTTCCAGAAAAGTGACGGTCGAAGACTTTAAGACATTCGATCATATCTATGCGATGGACCGATCGAACTTAGAAAATCTAAAACGCATTTGCCCACAAGAATATCTGCATAAACTGAGTGTTATCACCGATCACTGCACGATTTTTAAAGTTACTGAAGTTCCCGATCCTTATTTTGGTGGAGCGGACTTATTTGAAAGTGTGATCGATATTCTTGAAGACTCTGTTGGTAACGCAATCGAAAAGATTCAAAATTCTTAG
- a CDS encoding exodeoxyribonuclease III, whose protein sequence is MKLISWNVNGLRSVHRKNFREWFEKEKADVVCLQEIKISEDAIKEDETFYHPARYSSAWAYAEKAGYSGLALYSKKEPDDVRVGLGIPKFDKEGRWLEADFGPITVINSYFPNSQRDHARLPFKLEFCAAAEKRLQALRKKGREVIICGDFNIAHKEIDLKNPKTNTKNAGFLPEERAWLDQFLTKHEWVDSFRKFEKGPDHYTWWSYRPGVREKNVGWRLDYFLVNKEASDRLKAAAHCPDVMGSDHCPVRLTLKK, encoded by the coding sequence ATGAAATTGATCTCTTGGAATGTAAATGGTTTGCGCTCGGTCCATCGTAAAAACTTCCGCGAATGGTTTGAAAAAGAAAAAGCCGATGTCGTCTGTCTACAAGAAATTAAAATTAGCGAAGATGCGATCAAAGAGGATGAAACGTTTTATCATCCCGCCCGCTATTCTTCCGCGTGGGCCTATGCCGAAAAGGCTGGGTATTCTGGATTAGCTCTTTATTCTAAAAAAGAGCCCGATGACGTTCGTGTTGGTTTAGGAATTCCGAAGTTTGATAAAGAAGGTCGCTGGTTGGAAGCGGATTTCGGTCCTATCACCGTGATCAACAGTTACTTCCCAAATTCGCAACGTGATCATGCGCGTTTGCCTTTTAAGCTTGAGTTCTGTGCGGCTGCGGAAAAACGCCTACAAGCTTTACGTAAAAAAGGTCGCGAGGTTATTATTTGTGGTGATTTCAATATCGCCCACAAAGAGATCGATCTTAAAAATCCAAAGACCAATACAAAAAACGCAGGCTTTCTTCCTGAAGAGCGCGCGTGGCTTGATCAATTCCTGACGAAGCACGAATGGGTTGATAGTTTTCGCAAATTTGAAAAAGGTCCCGATCACTACACATGGTGGAGCTATCGCCCCGGAGTTCGCGAAAAGAATGTGGGTTGGCGCTTAGACTACTTCCTTGTGAATAAGGAAGCTTCGGATCGTTTGAAAGCCGCAGCTCACTGTCCTGATGTGATGGGCTCGGATCACTGCCCGGTTCGTTTGACTCTTAAAAAGTAA
- a CDS encoding MGMT family protein: MSEQSAFSKKVIELIQQVPKGKVATYGQIAKLAGKPQGSRGVSWILHSSSKAHNLPWHRILNAKGKISFPEGTSEFKQQKKLLEKEGVEFDGDNEIDMSEFQWTKQPSKKKAATKSPRMFSE, from the coding sequence ATGAGCGAACAATCCGCCTTTTCGAAAAAAGTCATTGAGCTTATTCAACAGGTTCCCAAGGGAAAAGTTGCAACCTATGGACAGATCGCGAAACTTGCAGGAAAACCGCAGGGCTCACGGGGCGTCTCGTGGATTTTGCATTCTTCTTCAAAAGCACACAATCTGCCGTGGCATCGTATTTTAAATGCGAAAGGTAAGATTTCTTTTCCCGAAGGCACAAGTGAATTTAAGCAGCAAAAGAAACTTTTAGAAAAAGAGGGTGTTGAATTCGACGGCGATAACGAAATCGATATGAGCGAATTTCAGTGGACGAAGCAGCCCTCCAAGAAAAAGGCAGCTACAAAATCGCCACGGATGTTTTCCGAGTAG
- a CDS encoding MBL fold metallo-hydrolase yields the protein MLKISRILHAGYVFESGATTIACDPLFENPFSRNCYAFPEVRFVHEEIKRLKFDAVFISHYHDDHCSMESLNYLDRSTPIYMFCLFEEMFTLIKQLGFTNVYPLTLNQAVTIGDITVTPRKALDEDVDSMFHVQAGGLNVLNVVDSWIDYDTVHTLGQYKWDLIMWPFQTMREVEVIAPKHANPAVLSLPPEWLEQLQELRPKYLVPSSCQFRFEIWSWYNNAFFPISYKQFSTEIKENLPNTFVTPIMPGRTFVLSKDGFVESGKLSWVQASGEQNVDYEFKAGLIPPATAEIARYFPALSVEQMQRVMTFCQEEIISRHLELGASDDEYWQVPRRWKLSLYDSMGVATEFNFLIDGDEMKPVVEINNPEWTTEVPFTRVYGALENGESLTSMYVRVNDGVPPNAEIAEANVVDDPLLRALYNGAFGSYQKAQMRVIKKELG from the coding sequence ATGTTAAAGATCTCACGCATTCTGCACGCAGGCTATGTTTTCGAAAGCGGAGCAACCACGATTGCGTGCGATCCGCTATTTGAGAATCCATTTAGCCGTAATTGTTATGCGTTTCCTGAGGTGCGCTTTGTCCATGAAGAAATAAAACGGCTTAAGTTCGATGCCGTTTTTATTTCGCATTATCATGACGATCACTGCTCGATGGAAAGTTTGAATTACCTGGATCGGTCGACACCGATTTATATGTTCTGCCTTTTTGAAGAGATGTTCACTTTGATCAAGCAATTAGGATTTACGAATGTCTATCCTTTGACTTTGAATCAGGCGGTGACCATTGGGGATATCACGGTCACACCACGGAAAGCTTTAGATGAAGATGTCGATTCGATGTTTCATGTACAAGCGGGTGGTTTGAATGTTCTGAACGTGGTTGATTCATGGATTGATTACGACACTGTCCATACGTTGGGCCAATATAAGTGGGATCTTATCATGTGGCCGTTTCAAACGATGCGCGAAGTGGAAGTGATTGCTCCGAAACACGCAAATCCCGCGGTCTTGTCATTGCCACCGGAGTGGTTGGAACAACTTCAAGAATTGAGACCTAAATATCTTGTTCCAAGTTCTTGTCAGTTCCGTTTCGAAATATGGTCTTGGTATAACAATGCCTTTTTTCCAATTTCCTATAAGCAGTTCTCGACAGAGATAAAGGAAAATCTTCCAAATACTTTCGTGACTCCGATAATGCCGGGAAGAACTTTCGTTTTAAGCAAAGACGGCTTCGTTGAATCAGGAAAACTTTCTTGGGTTCAAGCTAGTGGTGAGCAAAATGTTGATTACGAGTTTAAGGCAGGCCTTATTCCACCTGCGACGGCAGAAATAGCTCGTTACTTTCCAGCATTGTCTGTTGAACAAATGCAAAGAGTGATGACCTTTTGCCAAGAAGAAATCATTTCTCGCCATTTGGAATTGGGTGCTTCCGATGATGAATACTGGCAAGTGCCGCGCCGATGGAAATTATCATTATATGATTCGATGGGTGTCGCGACTGAGTTTAATTTCTTGATTGATGGCGATGAAATGAAACCTGTCGTCGAAATTAATAATCCCGAATGGACGACCGAAGTGCCATTTACTCGTGTTTATGGTGCCCTTGAAAATGGAGAGTCGTTGACCTCGATGTATGTGCGTGTGAACGATGGCGTACCGCCAAATGCGGAAATTGCTGAGGCGAATGTGGTCGATGATCCGCTGTTAAGAGCTTTATACAATGGAGCTTTCGGCAGCTATCAGAAAGCGCAAATGCGAGTTATTAAGAAGGAACTTGGATGA
- a CDS encoding GNAT family N-acetyltransferase: protein MRTEILAALTNTFFGKTEWTFFDANEVILRDALKLSDFRKIEIYHHGLEAFQDLLIYQAMQPGLTFSILHRQVVFESVDMNLFVESYLPSSSEIQNEMKERFFAVKSALAANDSNVRILIIEFVALSLYGAIPATKHFDKIVSSLPDFELFQKGDYVAWADQTNEFLMNLAEIKPAELLASEEIQVRRHNDEHNAEVLSRVLAQRPRLEKFLSWPKNIQNLDDQIRFGEKARKQWEAGEAFHYQIFYEDQFAGAVSIHSLNMPDGSYEFGYWIDEKFEGRGFIQRTLHLLMAEMKDKGWVNAKITVKESNIRSQKIPLKLEMRLISEYVRNNERFLVYSA, encoded by the coding sequence ATGCGAACAGAAATTCTAGCAGCTCTGACGAATACTTTTTTTGGAAAAACAGAGTGGACTTTCTTCGATGCCAATGAAGTCATCTTGCGCGATGCCTTAAAGTTATCGGACTTTAGAAAAATCGAAATATATCATCATGGTCTTGAGGCGTTTCAAGATCTATTAATTTATCAAGCTATGCAACCCGGTTTGACGTTCAGTATCTTACATCGTCAAGTCGTCTTCGAATCTGTTGACATGAATCTCTTTGTTGAAAGTTATCTTCCTTCCTCGTCTGAAATACAAAATGAAATGAAAGAGAGATTTTTTGCAGTTAAATCTGCTCTTGCGGCGAATGATTCTAATGTACGTATTTTGATTATTGAATTTGTGGCTCTTTCACTTTATGGAGCTATTCCCGCAACGAAACATTTCGATAAAATCGTGTCTTCTCTTCCAGACTTTGAACTATTCCAAAAAGGTGATTATGTGGCTTGGGCCGACCAGACAAACGAGTTTTTAATGAATCTGGCTGAAATAAAACCCGCAGAACTTCTTGCTTCGGAAGAAATTCAGGTAAGAAGACATAATGATGAACACAACGCTGAAGTTCTATCGAGGGTTTTGGCGCAACGTCCACGTCTTGAAAAGTTTCTGTCTTGGCCAAAGAACATTCAAAATTTAGACGATCAAATTCGTTTCGGGGAAAAGGCACGAAAACAGTGGGAAGCTGGTGAAGCCTTCCATTATCAAATATTTTATGAGGATCAATTCGCTGGGGCCGTGTCTATCCATTCTTTAAATATGCCTGACGGAAGTTATGAATTTGGGTATTGGATCGATGAAAAATTTGAAGGAAGAGGTTTCATTCAGAGGACTCTTCATCTTCTGATGGCAGAGATGAAAGACAAGGGCTGGGTGAATGCGAAAATTACTGTGAAAGAAAGCAATATCCGTTCACAGAAAATCCCTCTTAAGCTCGAGATGAGACTTATCTCTGAATATGTTCGCAATAATGAAAGATTTCTAGTCTATTCAGCTTAG